Genomic DNA from Salinibacter pepae:
GGATGACCGCTACTGCGGCGACATTCTCGACCAGATTCATTCCGTGCAGCAGGCCCTTAAGTCGGTGGGGCGTGCCATCACCCGAAATCACCTGGAGACGTGCGTGACCGATGCAATCCGGTCGGGCGACGAGCAGGCCGCCCAGGAGAGCTACGACGAGATCATCGGGCTGCTCGAAAAGGAGTTGTAGCCAGTCGCCACCACGCCCGACGGCCTCGCACGTCCACCTGAGACACTTGGAACATGGAGGACCTCCTCGCCAACCGCTCATCCCCGGACGACGGGTCGCCCTCCAGTGACGGACGTAGAGGGGGACGAACGGTCCACGTCAAGTTTAAGCTCAGCAAGGACGCCATGGAGGCGAAAGAGGCCTTGGCCGTTCACTGGGACATCTCGGAAAAGGAAGGAGCCGAAATGGCGGCTCAACTCACCGTGTCCTTCCTGAAGGACGAGGACGAAGACACCCGACACCGGTTTGTGGAAAAGGCCCGCGAACAGCCTCGTCCACGCACGCGGACGACACACACGGTGCGTCGTGCCACAAAGTCACTTCTAGAAACGACAGCAAGCACTCTCGACCTGACCCGGGATCAGTGCCTCGACGCGTGCCTCCGCCTCGCCCATACGATCATTCAGTTTCTCCGCAGGGCCCAACTCGAACGCCATGAGGCACACCTCTCCGCGCTGCGCACCCTCCTTGACCAGGCCCAAACGATTGAGGCGGGCCTTCAGGGAGAAGCGACCGCCATCGATCCGCTGAAGCCGGCCATCACCACCGTTCGGCGTCGCATCGAGGCGATCGTGGAAGACGTCGAGGACGAATTGGCGCGCGGCCGCCCCCTCGATCGCACCCACGAGTTTACGTAGGTGGGGCTGCGGGTGTGTTCTGTTTGCGACCGGGCTGCCCGGCGAAGCATCACGGATCCCGGCCCGATTTTTCTCTTCCCGTACTTCCGAGGAGGGGCGTGAGCCGCGGGTACACGACGCTGCCCCCGACTCGACGTCGCGAGAATGCCTCCGTTCGCGTGGCAACGAAGAAGAGCAGTCGCCGCTCGGCGTTAGTGCCCGCTCGTGCCTCGCCTTCCTCGAGCGCATCGCGGATTCGTCGGTTGATCGTGACCGCCCGCTCCCGTAGCGCCCGGAGGGTCCCCTTGTTGGCCTCGGGGGTCCACGTGCCGTCCACATGGTCGGCCACTGGCGAGTCCCAACCGGCGTCGGCCCGCCAGAACACAGGCTTCAGGAAAATGCGCGGGTCAGGATGGTGCCGAATGCGCCTCAGATGGTGATAGGGCGTCTTTCCCCGCCCCCGCAGGAGGAATGCGCCGGCCCGTCGGGCACGGGGCCCAGATAGGCCGTGGATGCCGATGGCAGCCGTACGGCCCTCCGAACGACCGGTGATCCAGAGGAACGACGACGCCGGGCGGGCAGGAGCCGCAACGGATCGGGGCGATTCCTCGCTCGAGCCCGTCTGGGAGGGCCTCCGGCGCCGTACTCGCCTCGCGTAGAAGGCCCGACGGAACGCCAGCGCGAGGTCGTCGGGGGCATCGGCCCCCTCATCGGACTGGCGCGTTTCCTCCCCCACTGCTCCGCCAGACACGGACTTTCCCGCAGTCTCCCTCTCCGACTCCGCCGAGGCGGGGGAAGGCCCCGTCGCCCCGACGGGACGTTCTTCGGGAACCGGGTCCGCAGCGTCCAGTCCCTGCGCCTGGTCGTCGGCGGCCCCGGGCGGGATCTCGCCGCCTGCCGCCCGAAATGCGTCGACCGTTTCCTCCATCCACGCCTTCGTCGCCTCCGCGTCCCCCTTCTGGAGGGGCCCCGGCTTCTCGTCGTCGCCGAGGCCCGACGCCCCCCCGTCGTTCTGCGTCGTTCTTCGTGATGGGGTTGGTCGGGGCTCCTGCTCCCGCCCGGCCCCGATCGCCGTCCGGAGGGCAGCAACGATGCGTTCCGGCGAGGGCGGCGATTCTGACATGGGGCCTGGGTTGTTGTCGAGGGACGCGTTGGTCTCAGCCTCGGCTTCGGCGGCATCACATCCGGAAACGAAAACAGTCGGTTCGCAGAACAGCGCCGTCCTTCGGAGGTTCGCTCATGCTGTTCGCGTTCTGATCCTCCCTGCAGAGTTGCGCGGGGCCGATGTGCCCTCCATCAGGCACCCGAGACGAACGCACCCACGGGCTTGATGGCATTTTCAGCGGAACGGCCTCGGCCTGGGGAACCGTTCGGTAGACGCGTTGTCTTACTTAGCACAACATATCGCGGGGATTCCCCGCACCGACAAAGGGCAAGTCCCGCACGGCCAGCTCCCTCTGAACCCCGTCAGGGCCGGAAGGCAGCAGCGGTAGGAGGTCGCAGCGGCGCGCTGCGGGTCGCTTGCCCTTTTTTCTTTTGTCGTGGCCGTCTACGGCCGCATTCCGGTTCGGGCGAACCGGCCGTTTCCCGCCCCGTTTACCGGGCGATGCGCAGTGTTCTCACTCCCTGTCGTGGAGACACTGCGTCCCCTCCCAAATTCTGACTTTCGAACACACCCACCATGCTTTCTCCTCTTCTCTCGGCTCTGGATCCGATCCTCCTCGTCGGCCAATCCGGCAGTGGCAGCGGCGGCATTGTCGGCCTCTTGTTCCCGCTGGTTCTCATTATCGGCGTCTTCTACTTCTTCATCTACCGCCCCCAGCAAAAACGCGAAGAGGAGCACCAGGAGATGGTCGAAAACCTGGAACAGGGCGATAAAATCGTGACCGTGGGCGGCGTCCACGGCACCATTCAGAAGATTGACGAAGACAGCGTTCTGGCGCAGGTCAACAGCAAGGGCACGCGGCTGCGCTTCAACAAGGACTCCATCGCGAGCCTCGCCAACGACGAGGAGTAGATCTGCCTCCTTCGTATCCTCCTGGGACCGAACCAAACGGGTCTGCCCCCACCACCATGAGTTCTTCCCCCAGCAGTTCCTCCCCGTCTTCGGAAAAGCCCTTCGACACCATCGAAGACGCCCTCGCTACCATCCGGGACGGGGGGCTCGCGATTGTCGTAGACGACGAAGATCGAGAAAACGAAGGCGACTTCATCGGAGCGGCCGAGGCGGTGACGCCCGACCTCGTCAACTTCATGACGAAGGAAGGACGCGGCCTCCTCTGCACGGCCATCCCGCCTGAGCGGGCCGAGGAGCTGGACCTCGACCTGATGGTCGACGCCAACTCGTCGCTCTACAGCACCCCCTTCACCGTCTCGGTCGACTACCGCCAGGGCACGAGCACCGGCATCTCGGCGGCGGACCGCGCAAAGACGATCCGTGCCCTGGCCGACCCGGACGCCTCTCCGTACGACTTTGCCCGCCCCGGGCACGTCTTTCCGCTTCGGGCCCGCACGGGAGGGGTGCTACGGCGGGCGGGACACACCGAGGCGGCCGTGGACCTTGCCCGCCTCGCCGGCCGGGAACCGGCCGGGGCCCTCGTCGAGATTATGAACGAAGACGGGAGCATGGCCCGCGTTCCTCAACTCCGCGAGCGGGCCCGGGCCCTGGACATGCCCCTCATCACGATCCAGGACCTGATTGCCTACCGCATGCAGAACGAGCGGCTCATTGAGCGGGCGGCAGAAGTGGACCTGGACACCGCGTTCGGCGCCTTCCAGGTCGTCGCCTACGAGGAGACACTCACCGGCGACGTACACCTGGCCCTGCTCAAGGGCGACTGGGCCGAGGACGAACCCGTCCTCGTTCGCGTGCACTCCCAGAACGTGCTGGGGGACGTGCTCGCCGCACGGCGCGAATCGTACAGCGAACAGTTGGCCGAGGCCCTGCTCCAAGTGGAGCACGAAGGCACGGGCGCCATTCTCTACATGATGCAGAGCAATCACGGCCAGGGCCTCCTCTCGAAACTCAAGGATCTGGAGCGCCATCAGAACCAGGACGACGGGGCGCCCACGGACGTGTCGCTCGAGATGGACCATCGCGACTACGGCATCGGGTGCCAGATTCTTCGGGACCTCGGCATTCGCAAGCTCCGACTTCTCACCAACAATCCCCGAAAGCGAATCGGGCTGGCCGGGTACGGCCTCGAGCTCGTCGAACAGACGCCGATCGAGTTGCCCACGGAGGCCCAAGACCACCTGTCGACCGTCGCGGCGGACCGACTCACGCCCCTTCTCATGGAGCTCATTGACGCCGGCACATAGCCTCGAAGCCCTCCCCCCTCGTTCGCGTCCGTGGTCCCGTTCCCTCCTCCGCATGTCTAGCACCCAGATCTTTCAGGTCATCTACGCGCTCATTGCTATTTTCGGCGCGTCTCTCACGGTGATTCGTCTGCAGGCCGGCGACTGGCTGTCCGCACTGTGGCCGGCCCTAATCGCCGGCTTCTGCGTCTACCGCCTCTTTACGGTCACGGAGGAGTAGAGTAGCCCCCGCCCCCGTTCTTCCCGGGAGAGCGTTCGGGGCACGCCGCCTTGCCCCCTCCGTGTATCCGCGGAATCCCCTTTATCCACAAGATTGTGGATAACTCGTGGATAAGTAGGGGATAACGTCTGGATAATCCGTGCACGAGAATGGAGGACCCGTCGGCCGTGCATAACTCGTGGGGATATCCACACTCGTCCCCGCCTCGTACACACTGTGGACGAGTGTGCATAACCACGTCCACAAACTTCCGTCTTTTCTTGTGGATTGCCGTGGAAACGTGGAAAACCAGCCCTGTATCGGCCTTCAACGCTGTGTGCCGGCTTTCAGAAGGTCCCCATTTGTGGATAACCCTGTGAACGACTCGGGCAGCTGTCCACATCCTAACGGCTCAGTTGTGGGCAACCCAGTTATCCACATTTCCACACGACCAATAATAACAACCACATCTTTTAAAAAATCCCCAGTGCCTCGTCCATACTAGGGGATGTGGATAACTTGACTCACGGCCAGTGCCAACCCGGAAGAACGACGATGAGGACGGATCTTCTTCAGAAGACTGATATGCGATCATGTACCAGTCCGAAGTAGAGGATATTCCTACGAAGGAATACTGTAAGCACAGGACCGCTCAAACGCCTGCGTACCGTGCGTTGGTGGAAGGCTTCCTTACTGCCACTGCAGACGCCATACCTCTTCACCATCGGTCCTCATCCATACCGCCCCCCTGTCGGCCGTGCTGTGGACTTGGGTTGCTTCTCGCCGCCACCTACGGATTATGCTAGCGTCCGGCATTCCGTACCGGGAGCTGCGCCCCACACTGACCACCGCGTGCGTCTGCGTGGAATCGGACGCGGAGCGCACGAACGAAGGACGGCTGCTGGTCTCCGATCCGTGATGAGGAACCTTCACCACGTGTCCGAGGAGCTCCTCCCCGTACGTACGGGCCAGATTTTGTTCAATGGCCTTCTCGATGTCTCCCGGCAACAGGATGTTTACGTCCCCGTACTCCACTCGGAGCACAACGGAGGCGTTGTTTTCTGTCGCCAGCCTGCTTCGCCCAGGGGGACTGAGAACCTCTGCCCGAATCGACGAATCCGCCTGGAGGGCATCCCCCCGATGAACGGCCCGTCGGGGAACCTCATTCTGACGAAGGAGACGACGGGTCCGACCATACAGATCCGTGTCCACAGGACGGCCGTTGTGAACCACTCGGTCCACCCGTACTGCCTGTAGGAGTGTCGGTAGGCCCCCCAGGTGATCCTCATCAGAATGAGAGATCACGACGAGATCCAGCCGACGAATCCCCCATCGTCGTAGAAACGGAAGAACCGCGAACTCCGCAGTCGCCCCACTCGGGGATCGAGGACCGGTATCGATGAGCACATGGTGGTCCGAGGGCGTCTTGAGGAGGGCAGCGTCCCCCTGCCCCACATCGAAGAATATGATGTCGAGCGTCGGTGCCGTCCCGCCTCCGGCCACGGGGCCCCAGACGGATGCCGTCATGAGAAGCCCCCCAATGACGATCCAACGCCATCGGAGACGAGGCCGCGGCCACTGTGCTACGGCAATCAGCCCCGCCCCAAGAGCGGTCAGTTCCCATAGGTGCGGCGTCGCCATTCGGATGCCCGCCCACGAGAACCACGCGGCTCCGTACCTGGACGTGGCAAGAAGCCCCTGCAGGAACACGTCCGCCGCGCTGCCAAACGAGGCGGCCGCCGTGGGCCACAGTCCCCCCACTGCCACGGTGGCGATTGCCGACGTAAGGGCGAGTCCGGTGCACGGAATCCCGACCACGTTTAGGAGCAGCCCGGCGACCGACACCCATCCAAAGTGATAGAGCAGGACCGGGGCCGTTCCCAGAATGGCGGCCGCCGATGTCGTACCGGTAGACAGCACCCAGTCCAGGGCCTCGGAAGTCCGGTACCGGTCCGGCAGCATTTCGAGGAATCGGGGATTGAGCGTCACAATTCCCGACACAGCCGCCATCGACAGCTGAAACCCGACGTCAAACAACATTGGGGGCCGGACCGCAAGCAGCACGAGGGCCGCAACACCGAGGGTGTTGAGTGAATGGGCCGACCGCTGGAAAAAGATGCCCCCAATGAACAACGTCGCCATGATCACGGCCCGCACGACCGACGGCCGCCCTCCTGTGAGCAACATGTAGAAGACCAACACCGTGATCGTGAGTACGGCCCGCACAACTTCCGCCGTGCGCCACCGCAGCCGCAGGCGCAGCAGAAACGGGCGAAGCAATGCGTACAGCACCATCCCGACGAGGAAAACATGCAGGCCCGACACTGCGAGAAGATGCATAAGGCCCGTCTTTGCAAAACGAGCTCGCTGGGCATCGGTGATGCGACTCCGATCCCCCAGCAACAGGGCCCGCACCACCGCCCGTCCCCCGGTGCTCGGTACGTACCGGTCCACCTGACGGCGGACGTGCGCCCGTAGGGAGACGAGTGCATTCTGCACCCTCCCCCGCCGGTTCCCGAGTACGGCGACGCGGTCGGGGGCGTCGACGTACAGGGTGCAGCAGATGCCTCGCCGGGATAGGTACGCGGCATAATCGAACCCTCCAGGGTTCCGGAGGCCCGGGGGCCGCCGCAAGGACCCACGGAGCCGAATGACGTCGCCCTGACGGAGCCTGGGAAACGAAGGGACGGTGTTGGCCCACGGAGACGGCTTCAGCGTAACGCGCACTCGTCCCTCCACCGCGGCCGTATCCCGGGCCCCAAAAAGAGCGTTCACCGCCAACACGAATCGGGTCGCCCCGTCGGTCCGCTCCGGCGCATCTTCGACGATGCCCTGCACGGCCACGGCATCGTCGCTCGCCTCCGCCGCCGGGGCGAGCCCTCGGGGCGACGGCCCCTGGTGGACGCTATGGCGGGCCCCGCCGGCACACCCCACCACCACGACAGCGGCCAGCACCCGCCCAAGGGGCGCAAGGGTAACGAGCCGAGCCCGATCCCACCACTGCATCCCTGCAAACAGCGCAAGTCCAGCCCCGGCGCCGCCCAGCCAAAGGGAAAACGGGACGCCCGCGAACACCGAATTTCCGAAGACCCCGAGCGCGAAGGCGACCGCCACGTAAAGGGCCGGATAGGCGCCCCAGTGAACCGATGAGTCAGGATCCATGGCCCGACACGCCTCCATGCAGGGAATACGGACTGGACAGACACACCGTTTGGGGACAGTGTAACGTTCGTGCGGGGCACGGAAGGCCCGCCCCAAATCCAAATTTGGGGGAATCCACGCCCGGCACCGAACTTGACTCCGTCCCAAAAAATAAGACACGTCTCCGCGCACTTGCGGGTCGTCTATTTCCCACTCCCCCCAAACGGTTCGTCATGAGCTCCCGACGCGACGCCCGCGAGCAGGTCATGAAGACGCTCTACGCGAACGAGCAGACCGACGGGGACGCCGAGCAGGCCCTGCACGCCCTCGTCCGGGTTCCGCTTGACGAGGACCCCTCGACGCGCGATTTTGCGGAGCACCTCTTCAGAGAGACACTGAAGACGATGGAAGAGGCCGACGAGATTATCGAAAAGCACGCGGACAACTGGGAGATCCACCGCATCGCGGCCATCGACCGGTCCCTCCTCCGAATGGCAACCACGGAGCTGCTGAAATTCGAGGAGGTTCCGCCGAAGGTATCGGTCGACGAGGCAATTGAGATCGCCAA
This window encodes:
- a CDS encoding metal-sensitive transcriptional regulator, which codes for MPVRDADRDDITDRLSRIEGQIRGLKRMVEDDRYCGDILDQIHSVQQALKSVGRAITRNHLETCVTDAIRSGDEQAAQESYDEIIGLLEKEL
- the yajC gene encoding preprotein translocase subunit YajC; the encoded protein is MLSPLLSALDPILLVGQSGSGSGGIVGLLFPLVLIIGVFYFFIYRPQQKREEEHQEMVENLEQGDKIVTVGGVHGTIQKIDEDSVLAQVNSKGTRLRFNKDSIASLANDEE
- the ribB gene encoding 3,4-dihydroxy-2-butanone-4-phosphate synthase; the protein is MSSSPSSSSPSSEKPFDTIEDALATIRDGGLAIVVDDEDRENEGDFIGAAEAVTPDLVNFMTKEGRGLLCTAIPPERAEELDLDLMVDANSSLYSTPFTVSVDYRQGTSTGISAADRAKTIRALADPDASPYDFARPGHVFPLRARTGGVLRRAGHTEAAVDLARLAGREPAGALVEIMNEDGSMARVPQLRERARALDMPLITIQDLIAYRMQNERLIERAAEVDLDTAFGAFQVVAYEETLTGDVHLALLKGDWAEDEPVLVRVHSQNVLGDVLAARRESYSEQLAEALLQVEHEGTGAILYMMQSNHGQGLLSKLKDLERHQNQDDGAPTDVSLEMDHRDYGIGCQILRDLGIRKLRLLTNNPRKRIGLAGYGLELVEQTPIELPTEAQDHLSTVAADRLTPLLMELIDAGT
- a CDS encoding DNA internalization-related competence protein ComEC/Rec2 — its product is MDPDSSVHWGAYPALYVAVAFALGVFGNSVFAGVPFSLWLGGAGAGLALFAGMQWWDRARLVTLAPLGRVLAAVVVVGCAGGARHSVHQGPSPRGLAPAAEASDDAVAVQGIVEDAPERTDGATRFVLAVNALFGARDTAAVEGRVRVTLKPSPWANTVPSFPRLRQGDVIRLRGSLRRPPGLRNPGGFDYAAYLSRRGICCTLYVDAPDRVAVLGNRRGRVQNALVSLRAHVRRQVDRYVPSTGGRAVVRALLLGDRSRITDAQRARFAKTGLMHLLAVSGLHVFLVGMVLYALLRPFLLRLRLRWRTAEVVRAVLTITVLVFYMLLTGGRPSVVRAVIMATLFIGGIFFQRSAHSLNTLGVAALVLLAVRPPMLFDVGFQLSMAAVSGIVTLNPRFLEMLPDRYRTSEALDWVLSTGTTSAAAILGTAPVLLYHFGWVSVAGLLLNVVGIPCTGLALTSAIATVAVGGLWPTAAASFGSAADVFLQGLLATSRYGAAWFSWAGIRMATPHLWELTALGAGLIAVAQWPRPRLRWRWIVIGGLLMTASVWGPVAGGGTAPTLDIIFFDVGQGDAALLKTPSDHHVLIDTGPRSPSGATAEFAVLPFLRRWGIRRLDLVVISHSDEDHLGGLPTLLQAVRVDRVVHNGRPVDTDLYGRTRRLLRQNEVPRRAVHRGDALQADSSIRAEVLSPPGRSRLATENNASVVLRVEYGDVNILLPGDIEKAIEQNLARTYGEELLGHVVKVPHHGSETSSRPSFVRSASDSTQTHAVVSVGRSSRYGMPDASIIRRWRREATQVHSTADRGAVWMRTDGEEVWRLQWQ
- the nusB gene encoding transcription antitermination factor NusB, translating into MSSRRDAREQVMKTLYANEQTDGDAEQALHALVRVPLDEDPSTRDFAEHLFRETLKTMEEADEIIEKHADNWEIHRIAAIDRSLLRMATTELLKFEEVPPKVSVDEAIEIAKRYSTPRSGTFVNGVIDAILLDLHDQGRLNKTGRGLIGMDTIQERAGSS